CCCTGGGGGTACGCGATCTGGCCGGCGGTCAGGATTGCGCGGCGGTGCTGAAGATCCGGCTGTTCGCGAGCAGCCGGGGAGCACCCGCGAGCCGCCCGAGCACGCTGTTCCCGAGCTGTTCGGCCGCGGCCTGGCTGCCGCCGAGCAGCGCTTTGTACGCGGCCTGGCAGGCGGCGCGCGGGCCGAGGATCTCCACGTACAGTTCGATGTCCGACATCCCCGGATGGGTCTTGAGTACGCTCAGGGTGCTTTTCGCGCAGCGGATCAGGGCCGGCCGGGTCCGGTCCGAGCTGTGGTTCACCAGCAGAAGGTCCGCGAGTGCCTTGGCGACGAAGTACTCCGCGCTGGACGGCCGGTCCTGGAAATACCGGACGGACGCGGTCATTTTGGCGTCGTCGGTGAGCGCGCAGATCGCCCAGAGCGGTGGCAGCGTGATCACCTGCGCCGGCGGAACGTACGCCGGAACCGCGCGCACCGCCGCCGCGCCACCGCTGTTGTTGACGGCGATCAGGGCTGCCCGGGACGCCTGGTCCTTCGGGTTGGCGTACGGCGCGGCGACCAGCCGGCTGGTGAAGTCCGCGTCCGGTACGACGATGACCGTGAGACTGCCGGTGTTCTTCAGCAGCAGCGAGGTACGGCTCGGGTCGGTGCTCACGGTCAGCTCGACGCCATCGGTCTCGGACTCGGCCGGCAGCGGCACGGTCGACTGCTTGCAGTCCTTCGCGGGCTCGGCCCCGGTCGGGCTGGCGGCACTCGGCGGCACCACGACCGACGGACCACCCGACGGCACGACGATCGACGGATCACTGGTTGGCACGGCGATCGACGGATCACCCGACGGCACGCTCGACCCTTCCGCGGCCGAGCACCCGCCGACCACGAGCGCCGCGCATACCACAACCGCACGGAGCACGACCGCCCGACCACGTACCGCCACGATCCCCCCTGACCCCGAGCCCAAAAGGTCCCCACCCACACCCGGTTCCTCTCAGAATACTGTCCCAGACATGCCCTAGCCTCGTTTCGTGACTGTTCATCAGTTGTCGAGGCGGGACGCGCGGCGGTTGGCGGTGCGGGCGCAGCTGCTGACCCAAGAGCGGCCGGCGGATCTGTACGAAGTGGTGCGCGGGCTGAATGTGCTTCAGTTGGACCAGACGGCGTACGTCGCGCCGAACGCGGACCTGATCGCGTGGAGCAGGCTCGGCTCCTCGTACGACCCGGCTGAGCTGTCCGATGCGCTGGCTTCACTGGAACTGCTCGAGTTGCGTGGGTTCGTCCGGTTGCCGGAGTCACTCGTGCTGTTCCGGGCGGAGATGGCCGCCTGGCCGGGCGACGGGAAGCTGCTGGATTGGCAGGAGTTCCGCCGCGATTGGGTCCTGGCGAACGAGGGCTGCCGCCTGGACATCCTGGAGCGGTTGCGACAGGACGGTCCGCTGGTGATGCGCGACCTGCCCGACACCTGCGTACGCCCCTGGCAGTCGACCGGCTGGACCAACAACCGGAACGTCTCGCAACTCCTCGAATTCATGATCCAGCGCGGCGAGGTAGCGATCGCGGGCCGCGACGGGCGGGACCGGCTGTGGGACCTGGCGTCGCGCGTGTACCCCGACGACCCGGTCCTACCGGCGGAGAAGGCGATCCGGGTCCGCGACGAGCAGCGACTGCGCTCGATGGGCATCCTGCGCGCCAAGGGACCGGCCTGCCCCGGCGAGCCGCTCGATGCAGGAGAGGCGGGGGAGCGCGCCGTCGTCGCCGACGTCCGCGGCGAGTGGCGCATCGACCCGGAGCTGCTCGACCAGCCGTTCACCGGGCGTACGGCGATCCTCTCGCCCTTGGACCGGCTGGTGTACGACCGGAAACGCTTGACCGAGCTGTTCGAGTTCGACTACCAACTGGAGATGTACAAACCGGCCGCCAAACGCCGCTGGGGCTACTTCGCGCTCCCGATCCTCCACAACGACCGCCTGATCGGAAAGCTCGACGCCCAGTCGGACCGCAAGTCCGGAATCTTCCAGGTGCATGCGATCCACGAGGACGAGCCCTTCACCAAGACCCAAACCACCGCGGTACACCGCGAAATCCGCGACCTGGCCGACTGGCTGCGACTACAGCTGATCCTGCCCTGAGCGCTGCTGGCCTGGTTCGCTACTGGTTCGGGTCGCTGCTGGTTCGGGCGCTACTGGTCCGGGTGGACGATGTGCGCGTCGGGGCCGGGGAAGAACAAGGACTCGGTGTCCGTGTCGGTCCAGTGCACGAGGTATGGCGGCGCGCCGCCGGGGTCATGCACTTCGACGATCTTCCCTTCACGCCGGTGCGCCAGCAGATGGCTGCTCTCGACTACTACCTGGTCGCCGGTCGTCGCCTTCACGACGCCCACCTCCTCGTGGAGTCCGTACCACCAGCTTGGTCCCCCCAACCGCCAGGCACCACCCCTCAGTTCACGTCAACCGCCGGCGGGAGGGTGACGGTGGCTGTGGTGCCGCCGATGGGGGAGGAGGTGAGGGTGATGGTGCCGTGGTGGGCGCGGGTGATTTCGCGGGCGATGGACAGGCCCAGACCGGAGCCTCCGCTGGCTCGGGAGCGGCTGGTGTCGAGGCGTACGAAGCGCTCGAACACGCGCAGCCGGTCCGCCTCCGGGATACCGTCACCGTCGTCCTCGACGGTGATGATCGCGGCGCCGTTCTGCTCGGAGGTGGTCAGGCGGACGGTGGAGTGCGCGGCGCGGGCGGCATTGTCGACCAGGTTGCGCAGTACCTGACTGAGCCGGGCCGGGTCACCCGTGACCCGGACCGGATGGACGTCGCTCTTCACGGTCAGCTCGGGTTTGGAGCTGCGCAGCCGGTGAATCTCGGCCTCGACCAGGTCGTCCAGATCCACGTCGGTCGGCCGCATCCGGATGCCGGTGTCGTCGGCCTTGGCGAGCAACAGCAGGTCCTCGACCAGGTGCCGCATCCGCTCGGTCTCGGTCTCCATCACCTTGCCGAGCTCGCGCCACGCCTTGCCGGTGGTGTCGGCCCCGACCACCTCGAGCGCGGCGGTGAGCGTGGCCAGCGGCGACCGCAGCTCGTGGCTGGCGTCCGCGACGAATCGCCGCTGCGTCGCCTGCCCGGTCTCCAGCCGGTCGAGCATCTCGTTCATCGTCACCGCGAGCCGGGCGATCTCGTCCCTGGTCGCCGGCACCGGTACCCGCTCGGTCAGGTCCCGCGACCCGATGCCCTGCACCCGGGAGCGGATGCGTTCGACCGGCCGCAGGGCCTGCCCGATCATCAGCCAGCCGGCGATCCCGACCACGATCAGCAGCACCGGGAACCCGATCGCCAGGTACTGCGCGACGGTCGCGACCGTCTGCCGCTGCGTCTCCACCGACGACGCGACCACCACCGTGTACGTCGTGCCCTGGTACGCGGCGCCCTGCGCGACGATCAGGAACGAGTGGTCGTCGTCGAGCAGCGGCATCTCGCCGACCTCGGCCCGCAGCAGCGCGCCGGCGGGCGGGCGCAGATCGGTGAGCGGCGTGTTGTCGACCCGCGACGAGGAGGCGGCGACGATCCGCCCGGCCGGATCGATGACCTGGACCAGCTGGCTGGCCCGGGTCGTCTCGGCCAGTTCGCGCCCGAGCCCGGCCGTACCCGACGAGCTGACCTGGCGCGCGACATCGCTGACCCTGCCCTCGGCCGCGTCGGAGACCTCGGTGATCAGCGCGCGTTGCAGGAGCAGCAGCAGCGCCACCGCGCCGATCATCAGCGCGACGGCGACCACGATCACGGCCGCGGCGGTGGACCGGCTCCGCACGCTGGCCTGCCGGAGGCCACCCGCGGTCCGGTACCAGCCGTCAACGCGACGTCGCACCACCGAGCTCACCTACCAAGTCTCGCAGGCGCATTCTCTCGCGCGAGCACACCCAGTGTCGCAGGCGCACCAGGTTCCGCGGGTTCCTCAGCAGGTCAGCCGCCTTCAGGGTTCAACCGGTACCCCATGCCGCGGATCGTCTCGATCGCGTGCCGGGCGTACGGAGTGTCGATCTTCTTCCGGAGGTACCGCACGTACACCTCGACCACGTTCGGGTCACCGTCGAAGGCCGGGTCCCAGACGCCGGCCAGGATCTCGGTCTTGCTGACGGTGTCGCCGCGGTGCCGCATCAGGAACTCGAGCAGCCCGTACTCGCGCGGGGTCAGGGTGATCTCCCGGCCGTCCCGTTCGACCCGCCGGCGGGCCACGTCCAGGGTCAGGTCACCAGCGGTCAGTACCACCGGGCGCTCCGGGCCGCCGCGCCGGATCAGCGCTCGCAGCCGGGCCACCAGGACCAGGAAACTGAACGGTTTCGTCAGGTAGTCGTCGGCGCCGAGGTCGAACGCGTCGGTCTGGTCGTACTCGCCGTCCTTCGCGGTCAGCATCAGCACCGGCGTCCAGATCCCGCGCGCCCGGAGCAGTTCGAGCACCCGGTACCCGTTCAGCTTCGGCAGCATGATGTCCAGCACGATCACGTCGTAGTTGTGCTCGGTCGCCGCCCAGACCGCGTTCTCCCCGTCATGAACCAGCTCGACCACGAACCCGGCGTCGGTCAACCCCCGGTGGACCGTGTCGGCCAGCCGGAGCTCGTCCTCGACCATCAGCACTCGCATACCGACCATCCTCACCGCTGCGCACTGAGAGTCCGCTGAGAGGTGCGTCACCACGGACAGTGAATCGCAGTTGACTGCAGGCGATACCGAGCAGGACCAGTGCGAGTCCGAGGAGCTGGCGGCCGGTGAGTACGTCGCCGGACCACAGGACGCCGAGGAGTACGCCGGTGACCGGGTTGAGCAGGCCGATCAGGCCGACGGTCGCGGCGGGGAGTTTGCGGAGGCCGGTGAACCAGGCGGTGAAGGCGAGCGCGGTGGCGACCAGGCCCACGTACGCGAAACCGGCGATCGCGGGACCGTCCAGCCGGGGTGGAGCGCCTTCGACGGCGATCGCGAACGGGATCAGGATCAAACCGCCCGCGACCAGTTGCCACGCGGTCGTCGCGACGGGACCAGCGTCCGCCCGGCCCCACTTCTTGGCCAGCACGTAGCCGCCGGACGACATCACCAGCGCGGCGACCGATGCCGCGACGCCGCGGCGGTCGACGGCGACCGATCCGGTGCCGAGCAGCAGCACGACGCCGGCGATCCCGGCGGTCGCGCCGGTGAGGACGAGCGCGGTCGGCCGTTCGCCGAGCAGGCCCCAGGCGAACAGAGCGAGCGTGAACGGCGCCGCGGACATGATCGTCGAGGCCAGGCTGACCGGCAGCAGTTGGGACGCGACGTAGATCAGCGCGAAGAACGCACCCATGTTGCAGACCCCGAGCAGCAGCGACCGCCACCACCACGCGCCGTGGGGGAGCCGCCGGGTCAGGGCGAGCAGCAACAGGCCGGCCGGCAGCGCGCGGAAGACCGCGCCGTACAGCGGATGTCCGGCCGGCAGGTACTCGTGGGTGACGAAGTAGTTCGTCCCCCAGGCGATCGGCGCGATCGCGGTGACCAGGCTCCAGCGGACGGTATTTTCCATGGAAGACATTGTATCTTCCCAGGAAGATATATGCTGACCGGTGTGACCGAGGACCATGTCGCCAGGATTCAGGCCCAGTGGCGGATCGAGCGCCCGGACGTCGACACCAGCCCGCAGGGCGTGATCGGCCGGCTGCACCGGATCGCGAACTCGCTGACCGGCGAGCTGACGTTGCTGTACGAGAAGTTCGGCCTGACCGAGGGCGAGTTCGACGTACTCGCCGCGTTGCGCCGCGCGGGTTCGCCGTACGAGCACGCGCCCGGGGAGCTCGCGCTGCACACGATGGTGACCACCGGCGCGATCAGCAAGCGGGTCGATCGGCTGGAGGAGGCCGGGCTGGTCCGGCGGCGCCGCAGCGATGCCGACGGGCGCGGTCGGGTGGTTCGGCTGACGCCGGCCGGCCGGCGGTTGTTCGACCGGGCATTCAGTGCCCATATGGCCAATGAACAAAGGCTTCTCGAAGTCCTGACTCCGGACGAGCGGGCCCAGTTGGAGCGGTTGCTGACGGCCTGGCTGGGCCGGCTCGAATCCTGACCGCGAGTGCCGGTGCCATCACTGTCGGCTGAATTCTGGTCTGGACGAGAATTTTTTGGTCGCCCGATGCAACATTCCGACCTGCCGAGACATCTAGACAGTAACGGGGGAAGTTCTGGGCAGGCACGGACAGCTGGCGGAGGACCATGAGCATCTTGGGGGAGTTCCCCGGTACCGAGATCGCGGTGATCGTGCCGTGTTACAACGAGGCCGCGGCGGTCGGAAAGGTTGTCCACGAGCTGCGCGAATCGTTGCCGACGGCGATGATCTACGTGTACGACAACAACTCGACCGACAACACCGCGGCGATCGCCACGACCGCGGGCGCGATCGTGCGGCACGTTGCCCAAAAGGGCAAAGGCAACGTCGTCCGGCGCGCGTTCGCCGACGTCGAGGCCGATGTGTACCTGCTGATCGACGGCGACGACACGTATGAGGCAGCCCGCGCCGCGGTCCTCGTCGAGGCCCTGCTGGCCGGGCCGTACGACCATGTGGTCGGGGTCCGCAAACATTCGAACGTGGCCGCCTACCGGCCCGGGCACACCTTCGGGAACCGGATGCTGACCGGCGCGGTCGGCGCGCTGTTCGGTCGCGAGATCACCGACATGCTGAGCGGGTTCCGCGCGTTCTCCCGGCGGTACGTGAAATCGTTCCCGGCGTTGTCGCGGGAGTTCGAGATCGAGACGGAGCTGACGATTCACTCGCTGCACCTGCGGATCCCGGTCGCCGAGGTCCAGGTCGGGTACAAGGAACGCCCGGTCGGCGGCGAGAGCAAACTGCGCACGTATCGCGACGGCTCGCGGATCCTGCGCTGGATCCTGCACCTGGCCCGGGTCGAGAAGCCGACCTTGTACCACGGCGTGCTGGCCGCCGTCTTCGGCGTGATCGCGCTCGCGCTCGGCGTACCGATCGTCGTCGAGTATCTGCAGACCGGGCTCGTGCCGCGATTCCCGACCGCGGTGCTGGCGTCCTCGATCGGGCTGATCGGGATCCTGATGCTGGTGCTCGGCTACCTGCTCGACGTGGTCGGCCGCGCCCGGCAGGAGGCCGCCCGACTGAGTTATCTCAGACATCCGGCGCCGACCCAGTTGGTGCAACCACCTGCCCTCGCGCTGGCGTCCGAGCCGAGCCGGCCGACGGAGTGATCCGCCGACTTGCCGCCGGGCGGCGGTGGCACGTGTCCGTGCCGGCTGCCCTGGCGGCGGCCCTGACGTTCGTCGTCAGCGGGATGATCCGCGGCACCTACCCCTTCGGCGACCGGCCCCGCAGCACCAACGACCTCGGTCAGCAGTTCGTCCCGATGTACGCGCATCTGCGCGACATCCTCACCGGCCAGGCGCCCGGTGACCTGATCTTCAACTGGTCAAGTGGTTTCGGCGTTCCGTTCCTCGGCGACTCGATGGCGTACGTCGGGTCGACGCTGTCCTGGATCGTGCTCGTCCTGCCGCGCGACCACATCGACCTCGCGCTCTTCCTGGTCGACGTCGCGGCGATCGGTCTGGCCGCCGGCGCGATGGCGACGTACCTGCGGTGGCTGCGTCCGACCGGGCCGTTCTGGCTGGCGGTGATCGGCGGCGTCTCGTACGGCGCGTGTGCTTGGGCGATCGACGACGCGGCGTACATGAGCGTCTGGCTGAACGGGCTGGTCGCGTTCCCGGTGATCTGTCTGTTGTGCGAGTGGATTCTGCGCCGCCGCTCGATGCCTTCGCTGCTGGTCACGCCGTTCGTGATCGCGCTGCTGTGGACGTCGCACTTCTATACGGTGTACATGGCAACCATCGGCGCCGCGATCGTCGTGGTGGCGCGCATCCTCGCGTACGACGCGGCCGTGTCCTGGCGGGAGCGCCTCACCGGCGCGTTGCGCTGCATGCTCGCGGTCGGCCTGGGGATCGGGCTGGCGGCACCGTTGCTGTTGCCGACGTTCCGGTCGGTCAGCGCGGCCCGGCCGAGCCCGGATGTCTCGTTCAAACCGATCGGCGCGCTGGACTTCCTCTCCCGGTTGCTGGCCGGCAGCGAGGGCGTCGGGTCCACGCCAGGCCTCGCGGTCGGGACGTTGATGTTGCTGCTGGCAATCAGTTTCCCGTTCAACCGGGCGATCCCGGCCCGGGAGCGGATCGTCTGGACCGCGGTCGTGCTGCTCACGGTGGGCAGCATGCAGGTCCGGATCACGCACGAGGTGTGGCACGGTTTCGACAGCCCGAACGGCAGCCCGTTCCGGCAGGCGTTCGTGATCGCCGGGATGCTCGTGATCGTCGGCTGGATGTCGGTCGCGTCGGGCGTACGGGGGCTCCTGGTGGTGACCGCGCCGCTCGCACTGGTCGGGATTCTGTACGGGCTGACGTGGAACGTCCGTACCATCACCACGACCACGCATCTGGCCGTGCCGCTGCTTGCCGCCACCGCATTGATCGCGTGGCTGATCTTCCGGCGACCGCTACCTGTCGGCGTGCGCCGTGGCGCGATCGTGCTGCTGCTGGGTGCGGTGTTCGTCGAGGTGACGCTGTCGTCGGTGGCGATCGACGCGCAGCGAAGCAAGATCCTCAGCGCGAGCTCGCCGTGGGGCGAGCTGCACTCCACTATCCGTGCACTGGTGCAGTCCGCGGATGATTGGCCGAACCATCGAACGGCGCCCGGCGCCGCGCTGACCGTCAACGACCCGATGCTGATCGGTGGACAAGGCTCGCAGTACTACTCGAGCACGATCCCGGACACCGTCTCGGCGCAGCTGCTCAGCCTCGGCTTCGGGTACAGCTCGTACGGCCGGGCGACCGTCGATCCGCGCAATCCGGTCGTCGACGCGATCTTCGCGATCGGCGCCAGGGTTGTCACGGACCCGGCCGATGACGCGCCGCGGCTGGAGAAGTACGACAGCGCGCCGCTGGTGACCGTACGCCCGGTGAAGGCCTGGACGTCGCCGGATCCCGGTCCGTTCGGCGCGCAGGAGACCGCGCTCGGCGCGGATGTGTACACGATCCCGAAGCTGCGGGCGGAGCAGACCCCGGACGCCACCGTCGCCGACCGCGGCGGCGCCATCACCATCCAGCCCACAACCGGCACAACGGGCTCGGCCGGCACATCCGGCACGACGGGCTCGGCCGGCGCGACTGGTGCGAAGCGGTCGGTCCAGGTGCGGTTGACCGCGCGCTGCGCGCCGGGCTCGGAGGTTTGGCTGGCGGCGCCCACCACCGTCGGTGAAGTGGTTGTCGACGGGCGCGGCTGGAGGCCGATCCTCACACCGGTGGCGAAGCGTCCGGGCGTGTACACCGGCGCCCCGATGATGCGGCTCGGAACAGTCGGTGCAGACGGGTCCTACCGGGTCGAGCTCCGGCTCCAGGGCCGTACCCGGCTGCCTTCCGCCGCGGTCGGCTGTCTGCATCGCGACAAGCTCACCGCCGCCGTGCACCAGCTCGGCAAGCCGGCCGAGGTGAAGGTCGGCGGTCACGGCATCGACATCCGGCTCAACCGCGGTACCGCGGGCGCGGTCGTCGTCAGCGTGATCCGGATCGACGGCTGGCAGTGTTCGGTCGACGGCGCCGCCGCGCGCAAGCCCGGCGACCGGGCCGGGTTGATGGCGATCCCGGTCTCGGCCGACTCGTCGAAGGTCTCCTGCAACTACCGTCCACCCGGCATCCGCCTAGGCCTGGTGCTCGGAGCCGGAGCTCTGCTCGGCGTGCTGCTGATCGCCGCCGCCCTGCTCGTGCTCCGTCGACGGCAGACCTGATACGTGCAACCCGTTCGGCCGGTGTTCCCGTTTTGTAGTCATGAGCAACGAAGCCGGCAATCCACACGTTGTGATGTTCGTCGCGAACGACGTCAGCAACGACACCCGCGTACTCAAGGAAGCCGGCGCGCTGGGCCAGGCCGGGTACCGGGTGACGTTGCTCGGGGTATCGGCGACGGGCGAGACCACGACCGAGACGATCGACGGCGGCGTGCCGCTGACCCGGATACCCGGCCGTTTCGTGTTGCGCGACGAGCGGACCCGGCGGCGGAGCGCGCGGCGCGGACGACGGCTCTTCAAGGCGTGGATCGCGC
The genomic region above belongs to Kribbella solani and contains:
- a CDS encoding DNA glycosylase AlkZ-like family protein, with protein sequence MTVHQLSRRDARRLAVRAQLLTQERPADLYEVVRGLNVLQLDQTAYVAPNADLIAWSRLGSSYDPAELSDALASLELLELRGFVRLPESLVLFRAEMAAWPGDGKLLDWQEFRRDWVLANEGCRLDILERLRQDGPLVMRDLPDTCVRPWQSTGWTNNRNVSQLLEFMIQRGEVAIAGRDGRDRLWDLASRVYPDDPVLPAEKAIRVRDEQRLRSMGILRAKGPACPGEPLDAGEAGERAVVADVRGEWRIDPELLDQPFTGRTAILSPLDRLVYDRKRLTELFEFDYQLEMYKPAAKRRWGYFALPILHNDRLIGKLDAQSDRKSGIFQVHAIHEDEPFTKTQTTAVHREIRDLADWLRLQLILP
- a CDS encoding DUF1918 domain-containing protein, with the protein product MKATTGDQVVVESSHLLAHRREGKIVEVHDPGGAPPYLVHWTDTDTESLFFPGPDAHIVHPDQ
- a CDS encoding glycosyltransferase, translating into MSILGEFPGTEIAVIVPCYNEAAAVGKVVHELRESLPTAMIYVYDNNSTDNTAAIATTAGAIVRHVAQKGKGNVVRRAFADVEADVYLLIDGDDTYEAARAAVLVEALLAGPYDHVVGVRKHSNVAAYRPGHTFGNRMLTGAVGALFGREITDMLSGFRAFSRRYVKSFPALSREFEIETELTIHSLHLRIPVAEVQVGYKERPVGGESKLRTYRDGSRILRWILHLARVEKPTLYHGVLAAVFGVIALALGVPIVVEYLQTGLVPRFPTAVLASSIGLIGILMLVLGYLLDVVGRARQEAARLSYLRHPAPTQLVQPPALALASEPSRPTE
- a CDS encoding EamA family transporter — its product is MENTVRWSLVTAIAPIAWGTNYFVTHEYLPAGHPLYGAVFRALPAGLLLLALTRRLPHGAWWWRSLLLGVCNMGAFFALIYVASQLLPVSLASTIMSAAPFTLALFAWGLLGERPTALVLTGATAGIAGVVLLLGTGSVAVDRRGVAASVAALVMSSGGYVLAKKWGRADAGPVATTAWQLVAGGLILIPFAIAVEGAPPRLDGPAIAGFAYVGLVATALAFTAWFTGLRKLPAATVGLIGLLNPVTGVLLGVLWSGDVLTGRQLLGLALVLLGIACSQLRFTVRGDAPLSGLSVRSGEDGRYASADGRGRAPAGRHGPPGVDRRRVRGRAGS
- a CDS encoding ATP-binding protein, whose translation is MRRRVDGWYRTAGGLRQASVRSRSTAAAVIVVAVALMIGAVALLLLLQRALITEVSDAAEGRVSDVARQVSSSGTAGLGRELAETTRASQLVQVIDPAGRIVAASSSRVDNTPLTDLRPPAGALLRAEVGEMPLLDDDHSFLIVAQGAAYQGTTYTVVVASSVETQRQTVATVAQYLAIGFPVLLIVVGIAGWLMIGQALRPVERIRSRVQGIGSRDLTERVPVPATRDEIARLAVTMNEMLDRLETGQATQRRFVADASHELRSPLATLTAALEVVGADTTGKAWRELGKVMETETERMRHLVEDLLLLAKADDTGIRMRPTDVDLDDLVEAEIHRLRSSKPELTVKSDVHPVRVTGDPARLSQVLRNLVDNAARAAHSTVRLTTSEQNGAAIITVEDDGDGIPEADRLRVFERFVRLDTSRSRASGGSGLGLSIAREITRAHHGTITLTSSPIGGTTATVTLPPAVDVN
- a CDS encoding MarR family transcriptional regulator produces the protein MTEDHVARIQAQWRIERPDVDTSPQGVIGRLHRIANSLTGELTLLYEKFGLTEGEFDVLAALRRAGSPYEHAPGELALHTMVTTGAISKRVDRLEEAGLVRRRRSDADGRGRVVRLTPAGRRLFDRAFSAHMANEQRLLEVLTPDERAQLERLLTAWLGRLES
- a CDS encoding YfhO family protein, which gives rise to MSVPAALAAALTFVVSGMIRGTYPFGDRPRSTNDLGQQFVPMYAHLRDILTGQAPGDLIFNWSSGFGVPFLGDSMAYVGSTLSWIVLVLPRDHIDLALFLVDVAAIGLAAGAMATYLRWLRPTGPFWLAVIGGVSYGACAWAIDDAAYMSVWLNGLVAFPVICLLCEWILRRRSMPSLLVTPFVIALLWTSHFYTVYMATIGAAIVVVARILAYDAAVSWRERLTGALRCMLAVGLGIGLAAPLLLPTFRSVSAARPSPDVSFKPIGALDFLSRLLAGSEGVGSTPGLAVGTLMLLLAISFPFNRAIPARERIVWTAVVLLTVGSMQVRITHEVWHGFDSPNGSPFRQAFVIAGMLVIVGWMSVASGVRGLLVVTAPLALVGILYGLTWNVRTITTTTHLAVPLLAATALIAWLIFRRPLPVGVRRGAIVLLLGAVFVEVTLSSVAIDAQRSKILSASSPWGELHSTIRALVQSADDWPNHRTAPGAALTVNDPMLIGGQGSQYYSSTIPDTVSAQLLSLGFGYSSYGRATVDPRNPVVDAIFAIGARVVTDPADDAPRLEKYDSAPLVTVRPVKAWTSPDPGPFGAQETALGADVYTIPKLRAEQTPDATVADRGGAITIQPTTGTTGSAGTSGTTGSAGATGAKRSVQVRLTARCAPGSEVWLAAPTTVGEVVVDGRGWRPILTPVAKRPGVYTGAPMMRLGTVGADGSYRVELRLQGRTRLPSAAVGCLHRDKLTAAVHQLGKPAEVKVGGHGIDIRLNRGTAGAVVVSVIRIDGWQCSVDGAAARKPGDRAGLMAIPVSADSSKVSCNYRPPGIRLGLVLGAGALLGVLLIAAALLVLRRRQT
- a CDS encoding response regulator transcription factor, which encodes MRVLMVEDELRLADTVHRGLTDAGFVVELVHDGENAVWAATEHNYDVIVLDIMLPKLNGYRVLELLRARGIWTPVLMLTAKDGEYDQTDAFDLGADDYLTKPFSFLVLVARLRALIRRGGPERPVVLTAGDLTLDVARRRVERDGREITLTPREYGLLEFLMRHRGDTVSKTEILAGVWDPAFDGDPNVVEVYVRYLRKKIDTPYARHAIETIRGMGYRLNPEGG